The DNA segment CGCGCCGAAGAATTGGAGTGAATCTCTGCGGCCCAAGCAGCGCCAGGAACAAGGCGCGTGAACCGGTTTCGCCAACGGAATCGCGCTTGCGCTCTTCCTGACAGAAAAAGATGCCCTGGCCACAAAGATCTCGAGAAAGCCCTGACATGAACTCTTCGCCAAGCGTCTGGCAGCGTGAATTCCTGCGCCTGAGTCAGCAGCTCCCGAGTGAGTGGCTGCTGCGCTGGCGCAGTTGGCAACGCCGCCTCGGACCGGCACGCATTCTGGTCGCCAGTTTTGCCGGATTGATCCTGGTTGGCGCATTTTTGTTGACGCTGCCGGCGGCTTCCACCGGAGAGTCCCCGGGGTTTGTCGACGCGCTCTTCACCGCCACCTCCGCCACCTGCGTCACCGGCTTGACCGTGGTCGATACCGGCACAACTTTTTCGCGTTTCGGCCAGATCGTCATTTTGGTGTTGATTCAGCTTGGCGGTTTGGGGTTGATGACGTTCTCCACGCTGCTGCTCTACCTCCTGGGTGGCGGCCGGCTCTCGCTCAGCAGCCGGGATCTCTTGCAGGAAACCTTCAGCCAGGGCCCGGTGCAAAATCTCAAGGCGCTGCTGAAAACGATTTTTCTTGCAACGTTCACCATCGAGCTGGTGGGGGCGATGCTGCTGACGCTGCGTTTTATGAGGGATTTGCCCAGCAGCACCGCGGTTTATCACGGCATTTTTCATGCAATCTCCGCCTTCTGCAATGCCGGTTTCGCCCTCTACAGCGACAATCTCGAAAAATACCGCGGTGATTTGCTGGTTAATGTCACCATTACCTCGCTCATCATCATCGGTGGATTGGGGTTCGTGGTGATCTTCGAGATCAACCGCCGGCTGCGCAATGACAGCCGCACCCCCTCCCTGCATGTCCGCCTGGTGTTGCGCACCACCGCCTGGCTCATTGCTTGCGGTGCCGCGGCCATCCTGCTGCTGGAAATGAACAATACCATGGCCGGGCTTCCCTGGGAGACGCGGCTGCTGACCAGCTATTTCCAGTCCGTCACCGCGCGCACCGCCGGCTTCAACACGCTCAATATTGGCAGCCTGTCGGATGCGACGCTGTTCATCCTGATCATCCTCATGTTCATTGGTGCCTCCCCCGGCTCCTGCGGCGGCGGGATCAAAACCACCACGGCCGCGGTGCTGCTCGCCCTCATTCGTTCGCGTTTTGGCAACGAAGAGAACGTGCATTTGCTCTATCGCCGCATCCCCAATGATGTGCTGGCCCGGGCAATCTCCGTCGTGTTCTTTGCCAGCGTGCTGATCGCACTCTTCACCTTCCTGCTGTTGCTTTCGGAGACCGGCGGCATGGGCCACCAGCAAACCCGCGGCCTCTTCCTGGAGCTGTTCTTCGAAACCACCTCGGCTTTTGGCACGGTCGGCCTGTCAACCGGCATCACGCCCAAACTCACGCCCTTCGGCCGCATTCTGATCATCATGGTCATGTTCATCGGCCGCCTGGGTCCGTTGACGGTGGCACTGGCGGTGGGGCCGCAGGCCAAAACCCGCTTCACCTATGCCCGGGAGAATGTTTTGGTGGGATGAGAGCAAGTGGCGGGCAGGCCGTCCTGCCTGACAAGGCAATGAGCTTTTCAACGGGATGGAATTATGCGCAGTTTCGCAGTCATCGGATTGAGCAGCTTCGGCTATCATTTGTGCAAACACCTGGCTGACCTGGGCGCGCCGGTGCTGGCGATCGATGTCGATGAAGAGAAGATCGAGGACATCAAGCCTTTTGTCCAGAAAGCGGTAGTGGCCGATGCCAAGGACAAAGAGGTGCTGCGCAGCCTGGGTCTGGAGGATTTCGATGTGGTGGTGGTGACGGTGGGCGAACCCATTGAAGCCAGCATCCTGATCACGCTCTATCTGCGCGAGCTGGGTGTGAAGGAGATCATTGCCAAAGTCATCACCGAGGATCACGCCAAGATTCTGGACAAACTCGGCGCTTCCAGCGTGGTCTTCCCCGAGCGTGACATGGCCAAGCGGCTCGCCTACACCCTGCGGCGCTCGATCCTGCTCGACTATGTCTCTCTGGGCGAAGGCTACGGCATTGTGGAAATGGGCGCCCCCTCCGAGTGGCTCGGCAAGCCGCTGGCCGCGCTCGATGTGCGCCGGCGCTACAACGTGCAGATCATCGTCATCAAAGACGTGTTGTCGGACAAGGTCATCATCATTCCGGGTGGTGATCACGTCATCAAGGACAGCGACGTGCTGGTGATGGTGGGCCGCGAAGAAGATTTGGAAAAGGTCGAGAAACTGTGAGCCGCGCAGCCGGTTCACTTCACCGGCCGGCTCTCCTCCCCTGACAGAAGCGGTTCCGGGAAAATGAGTTTGCGCAGCACGCGCTGCCACGGCTTGCCGGAATGGCCGGCTCCACCGGAAATCAGGCCACTGCTCAGCTTGAGATGCAACCATCCCCCCGCCATTACCCCCAGACTGTCAGCGACGGCATCCCGCCAATCCATGTGCCGGCCGGGAACGAAATGCTGGTGCATTTCATCGGAAATGCCATAGAGGGTGCCGAGGATGAAGGTCAACAGCAGCAAAGTGGCGCGGCTCCGGCCCGCACGGGCGCGCGCCAGCGCACCGAGCAGTAAAAAACCCAATGGCAGATAAAGCAGAACGTGTGCCCATTTGTCGTCCCACCTGGTCAGCCGGACCGGCGGATCCCAATCGGGAATGGAAGATTGGACAAACAGGACGGCTGCCCACAGCAGCGGCGCCCGGTAATTCTGCCAAAAGCTGCACCATCCGGAACGGTTGTTCATGCGAATCTGAAGAAATTTTTGTCATTTGTTGGAGAAAAGCTCATGCGCGCCGGGGACTGCTGGTCTCCAGGAAGGCCGGCGCGAGATGGGCAAGAATGTCACCGGCCAGCATGCTCCACATCCCCAGCCTGGCGCAGGCCAGATCACCGGCGCGGCCATGCAAAAACACTCCCAACGCCGCCGCCCGTTCCGGTTCCAGGCCTTGACCGGCGAGGCCGGCGATCACGCCAGTGAGCACGTCGCCGCTGCCACCGGTGGCCATGCCGGCATTGCCGGTGGAATTGATCAAGACCTCCTGCGACGGCAACGCGATGACCGTGGGCGCACCCTTCAGAACCACAATCTGCCCGAACGCCGCTGCCGCCTGCCGTGCCGCAACCAGGGGATGCTCATTCTGTGCCGCCGGCCACAAACGCCTGAGCTCGCCGGGATGCGGCGTGAGAATGAGCGTGGCGCGGCTGCTGCGCAGCGCGGCAGGATCGTCCGCCAGCACATTCAACCCGTCGGCATCGAGCACCACGGTTTTGTCGTAGTTCGCCAGAATCTGCCTGACCAAACTGGCGGTCGCCGGCGCGATGCCCAAACCCGGCCCGAGTGCCACCACCCCGGCCCACGCCAGACGCTCGCGCAGCATTTCAAAGGCGCCCGGCGCGATCCTGCCTTCCTGCTCTGGCAGCGGCAGCTTGATCACCTCGGCCGTGGCGGACTCCAGACTGGGCAGCAACGACAGCGGTGCTGCAAGTACCACCAAGCCGGCACCGGCGCGGAGAGCAGCGGTCGCGGCCAGACGGGCTGCGCCGCCGAAGCCCGCGGAACCGGCAATGACCAGAATCTGGCCCACGCGATTCTTGAACGCATCCGGCGACCGCTGGGGCAACCAGGCTGGCATGGCGTCCGGATCGAGCCAGTAGGTGCGACAGTGTGCTTGCTGATAAGCCCGGCGGGGAAAGCCGATGTCTGCAACCACCAGCTCGCCGGTGTGTTCACGGCCGGGGGAAAACAGCAGCCCGGATTTGCGGGCACCGAAGGTGACGGTGACGCTGGCGCGAATGCACGGGCCTGCCACCGCACCCGTGTCGGCATTCATGCCGGTGGGCAAATCGACTGCGACAATCGGACGGCCGCTGTGATTGAGATGAACGACGGTGTCGGCGAGCAGGCCGGAGAGAGGGCCGCGCACCCCGGTGCCGAGCAGTGCGTCAATCACGAAATCACTGCCGGCGAGCGCGGGCAACCGGTCGCCAGTCCGCAACACCTGGATTGGGTGGCCGAGCGTGGTGAGCAACCCGTAATTGGCTGCGGCATCACCGCGCAAATCTTCCGGTTCGCCCAACAAAAAAGTCTCGCACTTTACGCCGGCTTCACCGAGTAAACGCGCCACCACCAAGCCATCACCACCGTTGTTGCCCTTGCCGCAGAATATGGCGGCGTGTTTGCCCGCCAGCGGCTGCCAGCGCCGGCGAATCACTTCAAACGTGGCGCGGCCGGCATTCTCCATCAGCACCCGGCCGGGCAGGCCAAGCGTGCCGATGGTGTAGGCATCCACGGCCTGCATTTCCTGTGCGGAAACCACCGGCGGCAGGGTGGAAAGACGTTCGGAAAAAGTCATGGCGCACACCCCTCGATGCCTGGTTCGTGTCCGTCCCGCCATGCTGCACCCCCGGCTGAGCCGTGGTGTTCGCAACGGCGATGATCCTGCAAACTCCCGGAATTTTCATGGCTCCATGAACCTGCTTGCCGTGGTTCTCAAGCAGGTTTCTGTCGCGCGGGAGAAGTTTTTATGTGTCGATTTACGGCAAGGCTTTGCTGTTCACTTCCTGACCAGGGACGGCGTCACCGCATGGCGGCACTGGCCGGTTTTCTCGAATTCCGAGAGATTGGCAAGGGTGGTGTCGGCAATGTTGGCCAACGCCTCCCGGGTGAAGAAGGCCTGGTGGCCGGTGATGATGACGTTGGGAAAAGTCAACAGCCGGGCGAAGACATCATCCTGAATCACCTGATTGGAGAGATCTTCGAAAAACATGTCGGCTTCTTCTTCATAGACATCCAGGCCGAGTGCGCCAATGGTGCCGCGCTTCAGGGCTTGAATGACAGCCCGGGTATCGATCAGAGCGCCACGGCTGGTGTTGATCAGCATGGCACCCGGCTTGAAATGCTGCAACGACTGCGCGTTGATGAGGTGGCGGGTCGCCGGCATGAGTGGACAATGCAGGGTAACCACGTCGGAGGCGCCCAGCAACTCGGGCAGATCGACATAGCGTGCGCCGAGCGCGAGGCACGCGGGATTGGTAAGGGGATCGTGTGCCAGCAGGCGGCAGCCAAAACCCGCCATGATCCGTGCCACGGTGGCACCGATTCTGCCGGTGCCGATGATGCCGATCGTGCGGTTGTGCAAATCGAATCCCAGCAGGCCCTCCAGCGCAAAATTGCCTTCGCGCACGCGGGCGTAGGCGCGATGAATCTTGCGATTCAAGACGAGCATCAACGCCACGGTGTGTTCCGCCACGGCATGGGGCGAATAAGCCGGCACGCGCGCCACCACGAGGCCAAGCTGCTGTGCCAGGTTCAGATCCACATGATTGAAACCGGCACTGCGCAACGCCAGCAGCTGCACACCCTGTCCGGCCAGCACAGGCAACACGGCGGCATCGAGTTGATCATTGACAAAGGCACAAACCGCCGGGGCATTAACCGCCAAAGAGCAGGTTTCCGGGGTCAGGCGGGATTCGAAAAATTGCAAATCATGGCCATATTTCCGGTTGGCGGCGGTAAAAAACTGACGATCATAAGGCTTGGCGCTGAAAAAAGCGACGCGCACGGGAAGCATGCTCCTTGCAGTGGTTCGTGGTCGGGTGTGTCAGGCAAGTCTGTCCGGTTTTTCCAAAATTACCACGGCGGTGGCAAAGTAATCGGCATGGGAAAGCGAGACATGAACCGTGATGTCCTGCAGCCGTGTTTGCAGACGGGGACTCAACACTGCGCGCGGCCTGCCGTCCGCATCATTGCACACGGCAAACTCTTTCCACAGAAAATGTTCGCTCCAGCCGGTGCCCAGGGCTTTGGCGAAGGCCTCCTTGGCGGCAAAACGTGCGGCATAGGAGGCAGCTCGCCGGCCGCGGCCCTCACAATAGGCGATTTCCTCGCGGGTGAAAACCTTGTGCGGGAAGCGCTGCGGCCAGCGTTGCAACAGCGCCGCCAAGCGCGGAATTTCAACCAGGTCGATGCCGATACCGCAAATCACCGTTGCCGCCTCCCGCACCAAAAGTATTCCTGCTTCGCGCGCAGCGAAAAACGCGGCCCGGGTATGCCAGCACGAGCCGTGCACCGTTTTCCGTCACTGCCGGCACGCATGGCACCGGCTTTTCGCTTGCTTGTCAGGCGATTTTCATTTAGATTTCTGCGCAAAAATTTTGCCTCTCCTGCGAGCATTATGGCGACCAAAAAATCCGATGCACCCCTGATTGCAAGAGCCCTGGCCGGCGATCAAAAAGCCTATGCCGAGCTGATGGCGCGGCATCGCGGCCCGCTCTACAATTTGCTCCACAATATGGTGCACAATCGTGAAGAGGCCGAGGATCTGCTGCAGGAAGCTTTCATGAAGGCCTTCGCCGCACTGCACACCTTCAACAGGGAATTTGCCTTCTCCACCTGGCTCTACAAAATCGCCATCAACACCACCATCGATCACCTGCGCAAGAAGAAGCTGCAAACCTACTCGCTCGACAAGCCCATCCAGTCCAGCGAAGGTGAATTGAAGCGCGAGTATGCCGACGTGCACGCCATCACCGACAACGAGCTGTTGTCCACCGAGAAATCGTCCCTGATCGCGCAGGCCATCGCCGAGCTCCCCCCTCGTTACCGCGAAGCCATCATTCTGCGCCACACCGAGGAGAAATCCTACGAAGAAATCGCCCAGATCACCGGCGTGCCGCTCGGCACGGTAAAAGCGCGCATCTTTCGCGCCCGCGAAATGCTCAAGCACAAGCTCAAGGGCAAATTGCTGGTGTGACGCGACCGTCAGGCGGGTTGTTCCCCCCGGCAGCGCAATCTCGCCGTGGAGTTCCCGGGCCCGGCCCTCCTGCTGTGCCATGCGGGTTTGCTCCGGCCGCACTTTTTCCCGGTTTTGAAGTCGATCACAGACAAAAGCGTTTAGCCTGTTGCGTCTCGCTTTTCCGGCTGATGGTCACGTGAGCTGCTCCGCCGGCGGATTGCGGCCAGCAATTACACTATCCCCCCAATCATGGCAGCCAGACTGAGCACCGGCACGGCGCGGATCAGCGCGGCCGGCAAAAAGGGCGGGTATTTTTCCAAAAACGTCGCCGCATCGTTGGTGCCGGCATTGGCCTGTATCCGCAGCGCGTGCTCCCACTCGGTCAAAAAACAGCCGCTGGTCAGGAGAAGGGAGATGCCTTGACCGAGACACGCGGGCATGAAGAGCCAGAAAAAAACATCCAGGCGGCGCCGCTCCCGGAAGCGGCCGGTCACGAGCGCAACCATGCCGGCGACCGTCAGGCCCACCCCGACGGCATGAATGAGCAAAATCACATTTGCCAGCCAAAACGCCGTTTCAGGCTGCCTCCCTGCCGGATCCCTCCTGCTTGTCAAATCCCAGCAGCACACCGTAGCGCAGGCCGCGGTCACTCACGAGGATCTCATCGAAATCATAAACCTCCATGAACGTTTCCAAAATCAATGCGCCGGCGAGGATGACATCGGCACGGGCGGGGGCGAGCCCCGGGAGTTTTTTGCGCTGTGTAATGGTGAGTCCCGAGAGTTGCGCCACCATACTGTGCAGTGTTTTTTTGCTCAACACGAAGCCTGCGATCCTGGCCGGATCATATTCCGCCAATTGCTGCGCCATGGCCGCCAGCGTGGTGAGGGTGCCGGCGGTGCCAACCAGGCTGCGAATTTTGTCGAACTCGTTGCGCGGCCACACGGCGCGCATCGCTTGCCGTGCCTGCTGCCGCACTGCCGCCACCTCCGCGGCGGTCACCGGATCGCTGTGCAGAAAGCGCTCGGTGAGCCGCACCGAGCCAATGTCTGCGCTGCGGGCGCTGTGAATCACTTCATGGGTGCCGGTCACGATTTCCGTGCTGCCACCGCCGATGTCCATGACTGCGATTGGCTCAGCCAGACCCCGCTGGTTGGAGAGGGCACCGAGATAAGTCAAGCGTGCCTCGGTTTCCCCGGAGATGATGTGCACCTGCAGACCGGTTTCCGCCTGCACGCGCTGCAAAAACTCCGCCCGGTTGCCGGCGTCACGCAGGGCGCTGGTACCGACCGCGATGATGCGCGTGGCACCATGTGCGCGCGCCAGGCGCAGATATTCCTGCAGGCACGCCAGCCCGCGCTGTATGGCCCCCGCCTGCAAGTTGCCGGCGGCATCCACCTCTTTGCCGAGGCGAACAATCGTCTCCCGCTCACACACCGGCATGAGACGGCCGTCCTGATGCTCGGCGACCAATAAAAGAAAAGTGTTGGTGCCGAGGTCGATACTCGCCATTCGCACCGCGCCGCCCCTTTTTTCCTGTGGCGTCATGTGTGCTCCCTCATTCTGTGAAAATGATGCGGTTGTTTTCCGCCACCCAAAAGGATCGGGATTTCATCGAAGTCACCCGTGCGCCGAAGCCGGTGAGATCAACCACCGTGTCGAGTAAGCGGAAGCGCCAGCCGCCCCGCGGCGCTGCCGCTGCCGCCGTGGTGTCCGGTTGCAGCCCCTTGAATTCGCCTGCCAGCCAGCCGCGGATCTCCTGCAACGATTCCCGGGACACCGGCTCGCAAACGATTTCGATGACGAGATAATGTGGCGCTTCCCTGCGCAGTTGCGCGGAATCCGCCAGCACCAGGCCGCGGTGCTCCTCCCACCCCGCGCGCACCACGGCCAGCGCTTTGGTCAAACGCCGCTCCGTCGCCGACTGCAGCAGGTATTTGCCCTCCCAGGGCGCGAACGCCGATTTGACCTGAAACTCCCGCTCCGCCACCAGCGCATTGAAGAACCAGCCCGACTTGCGCCAGAGCTGCACGCGAAAGCGCGCTGCCGAAGTGAGGCCGCGCTGCATACCGGCCAGCAACCGGCTGGTCAGCAGGCTGTCCACATGAAAATCAACCACCAGCCTGCCGGAGGCCACGCGCACGGTGTCGATCGTGATGCGTGGCTCCTGTGCACCGGCGGCCGCAGTCAAACAGAGGTGCACAACCCAGACGAGAGGAGCCACCCGCAGCTTCATGAACGATGCCGTTGGCCAGACGCGTGGTGCAGGCGTTTGCAACGGCAGATTGCAGTGGCGAAGGGAAGCCAAGTTCGCCCCCTGTCATGGTTGCGACAAACAGTGCCAGGCAGCATGCAACTCACTCGACATGGTAGACCGCGGCCAACACGACTCTGCCAACCTTCTCCAGGCTGGCAGCGCTGCACTTGTCGGGCGTATCGGCAAGCGTGTGCCAATGGGGATAATCAAAGTCGATGATATTGATCACCGGGACGCCGGCTTCCAGCAGGGGCACGTGATCATCGAAAACTTCGTGGCGCAGACGCGGCACAAACTCGCGAACGCCAAGGCGGCTGGCCAGATTCCACACCCGATCAACCACGGCGCGGGCATGGCGTACAGAGTTGCCTTCTTGAAAAATTTCCAGCTCGCGATCGCCGACCATGTCCAGCAGAATGCCGAACAGCGGGTGGTAGCCCGCCAGTTTGGTGCGGGCAAAATGCTGTGCACCAATGGCATAGCTGCGCGAATCACCGGGCGTGCCGAAATCCTCACCGTCGAACAACACGATGTCGACACCGACCGGCGGAGGGTTTCCCTTCAGCACGCGTGCGACTTCCAGCAACACTGCCACCCCGGAGGCGCCGTCATTGGCGCCCAAAACCGGCTCCTGGTGCCGGCTCGAATCCGGCTCCTCATCCGCCCACGGCCGTGAATCCCAATGCGCGCACAACAACACCCGCCGTCCGGCCTGGAGACGAAAGCCGGCGATGATGTTGGTGAGCTTTACGGTTTGTCTGAGACGGGGCGGGGTGTGCTCAAACGATTGGGTGACGACATGATCGGCATATTTCTGCAATTCGGCAATGAGAAAAGCGGCGGTCTGCTCGTGCGCAGCACTGCCGGGCACCCGCGGGCCAAACGCGCATTGCTGCCGCAACAGTGCATAGGCGCGGCTGCCGTCAAACGCCGGCACGATCAGCTCCGGTTCACGCTGCTGAAAGAAAACGGCCATCGTGAGTGCGATGGCCACCAGTCCCAGCCCGAGCGCCAGGCCGAGGAGTCGTTTGCCGGTCAAGGCCGGGCGTGCAGTTGCACGTCCTGAGGGCGCCGGCTTCTTTTTCTTTTTCGCGGTGCGTGTCATATGATGCGGGCTTGCCGTGCCGCGGCACTGATTGGTTCGCCAGGTCGTGCCAGCGGGGTCTTGCTCGGGGCTTTCACCACAGCCGGGAGAATGAACGGCGCCTTGCAGCAGCCGCTGCCGCAGGAGAGTCCCACACCTCAGTTCCCACGGATGGCAATGTTGATATTAATGCCGAGTTCCCGGAAGTTCACCTTGCCGCTGCGGTTGTCCTCATTCTTGCCGATTTCAAAGTGGGCACCGCCCTGCACCCGGTTGCTGAACGAGTAGCGCACATCAGGCCGGAAGGACCACAGCTTGGTTTTGCTGTTTTCAATCTTTTCCGTTTTGCGCTTGTTCTCGCCGGTGCCCTCCGCCAATTGCGAGGTGGTGGCGCTGGTCTTGTAGTTGAAAGTGATGCCCAGATCCACCGAGTTTTTCAGCTCCTTGTTTTTCAGAAAGGGGAAGGGCAGGCGGAAGCCCGAGCGTTTGGAATAGTTGTGGGTGATGGAAAGATCCGAGCCATTGGTGAAAGTGGCGCTTTGGAAATAATAAAGCATCAACTCTTCGTCGGTCAACAAGTTTGAAAGCGGGCCGCTCTGGTTGATGTTGTATTGCGGCTTGTAGCCATTGTTGATGTTGTAGGTCAGGCTGGAGATCATGCCGTTCTTCCAACTGATGCTCAGCCGCAGCAGGGGCCGGAAGCTGATGGAAAAATCTTCCGAGGTGATGCCGCGGCGCGCCGGCGTGTTCTGCCAGGTCTGGGATTTTTTGCCGCTGAAATTGGTACTCATGCTCACCGAACTGGCCACGCTCTTGAACAGCGCCAGCTTCTCCAGCCCGCTGACGTTGAGCGTCCACTCCGGGAAGGGCAGGCCGCCACCATCCCCAATCTTGAACCAGGACAGGGATGAGCTGCCCGTGATTTGCGAGGTGATGGTGCGCTGGCGGTCATAATCGAAACGCAGTCCGATGTTGACATTGCGCGTCAGATCGAAGCCGCTGGAGGCGGAGAGGTTTTCCGAGCGGTTGTAGTTGCGGAAAATCGAGGCCAGCGAACCCTCCTGGCCCGGCCCGGGATCCAACACGAAGCCGAATTTGTAACCGACGCGGATGCTGTCGCTTGCCAGGCCATTGTGGCTGACATTTTCACTTTTGCGATAGGTGACCGACACATCCTTGAAGTCAGCGAACCAGCGCATCAGTCCGGTGATGGGGTTGGGCAGGCCGCCCCGCTTCTTTTCGGGCTTGTCGGCATCATGCGGTGTGTCGCCTTTGCCCTTCTGCTCTTCCGGCTTGCTGCCCGGCGGCTGCTTGCCGGATTCCTCTTCGGGCCGGC comes from the candidate division KSB1 bacterium genome and includes:
- a CDS encoding 2-hydroxyacid dehydrogenase, giving the protein MRVAFFSAKPYDRQFFTAANRKYGHDLQFFESRLTPETCSLAVNAPAVCAFVNDQLDAAVLPVLAGQGVQLLALRSAGFNHVDLNLAQQLGLVVARVPAYSPHAVAEHTVALMLVLNRKIHRAYARVREGNFALEGLLGFDLHNRTIGIIGTGRIGATVARIMAGFGCRLLAHDPLTNPACLALGARYVDLPELLGASDVVTLHCPLMPATRHLINAQSLQHFKPGAMLINTSRGALIDTRAVIQALKRGTIGALGLDVYEEEADMFFEDLSNQVIQDDVFARLLTFPNVIITGHQAFFTREALANIADTTLANLSEFEKTGQCRHAVTPSLVRK
- a CDS encoding M28 family peptidase; translation: MTGKRLLGLALGLGLVAIALTMAVFFQQREPELIVPAFDGSRAYALLRQQCAFGPRVPGSAAHEQTAAFLIAELQKYADHVVTQSFEHTPPRLRQTVKLTNIIAGFRLQAGRRVLLCAHWDSRPWADEEPDSSRHQEPVLGANDGASGVAVLLEVARVLKGNPPPVGVDIVLFDGEDFGTPGDSRSYAIGAQHFARTKLAGYHPLFGILLDMVGDRELEIFQEGNSVRHARAVVDRVWNLASRLGVREFVPRLRHEVFDDHVPLLEAGVPVINIIDFDYPHWHTLADTPDKCSAASLEKVGRVVLAAVYHVE
- a CDS encoding NAD(P)H-hydrate dehydratase; amino-acid sequence: MTFSERLSTLPPVVSAQEMQAVDAYTIGTLGLPGRVLMENAGRATFEVIRRRWQPLAGKHAAIFCGKGNNGGDGLVVARLLGEAGVKCETFLLGEPEDLRGDAAANYGLLTTLGHPIQVLRTGDRLPALAGSDFVIDALLGTGVRGPLSGLLADTVVHLNHSGRPIVAVDLPTGMNADTGAVAGPCIRASVTVTFGARKSGLLFSPGREHTGELVVADIGFPRRAYQQAHCRTYWLDPDAMPAWLPQRSPDAFKNRVGQILVIAGSAGFGGAARLAATAALRAGAGLVVLAAPLSLLPSLESATAEVIKLPLPEQEGRIAPGAFEMLRERLAWAGVVALGPGLGIAPATASLVRQILANYDKTVVLDADGLNVLADDPAALRSSRATLILTPHPGELRRLWPAAQNEHPLVAARQAAAAFGQIVVLKGAPTVIALPSQEVLINSTGNAGMATGGSGDVLTGVIAGLAGQGLEPERAAALGVFLHGRAGDLACARLGMWSMLAGDILAHLAPAFLETSSPRRA
- a CDS encoding DUF2784 family protein, producing the protein MILLIHAVGVGLTVAGMVALVTGRFRERRRLDVFFWLFMPACLGQGISLLLTSGCFLTEWEHALRIQANAGTNDAATFLEKYPPFLPAALIRAVPVLSLAAMIGGIV
- the acpS gene encoding holo-ACP synthase, encoding MICGIGIDLVEIPRLAALLQRWPQRFPHKVFTREEIAYCEGRGRRAASYAARFAAKEAFAKALGTGWSEHFLWKEFAVCNDADGRPRAVLSPRLQTRLQDITVHVSLSHADYFATAVVILEKPDRLA
- a CDS encoding DUF4390 domain-containing protein, with protein sequence MAPLVWVVHLCLTAAAGAQEPRITIDTVRVASGRLVVDFHVDSLLTSRLLAGMQRGLTSAARFRVQLWRKSGWFFNALVAEREFQVKSAFAPWEGKYLLQSATERRLTKALAVVRAGWEEHRGLVLADSAQLRREAPHYLVIEIVCEPVSRESLQEIRGWLAGEFKGLQPDTTAAAAAPRGGWRFRLLDTVVDLTGFGARVTSMKSRSFWVAENNRIIFTE
- a CDS encoding Ppx/GppA family phosphatase, encoding MTPQEKRGGAVRMASIDLGTNTFLLLVAEHQDGRLMPVCERETIVRLGKEVDAAGNLQAGAIQRGLACLQEYLRLARAHGATRIIAVGTSALRDAGNRAEFLQRVQAETGLQVHIISGETEARLTYLGALSNQRGLAEPIAVMDIGGGSTEIVTGTHEVIHSARSADIGSVRLTERFLHSDPVTAAEVAAVRQQARQAMRAVWPRNEFDKIRSLVGTAGTLTTLAAMAQQLAEYDPARIAGFVLSKKTLHSMVAQLSGLTITQRKKLPGLAPARADVILAGALILETFMEVYDFDEILVSDRGLRYGVLLGFDKQEGSGREAA
- a CDS encoding VanZ family protein — protein: MNNRSGWCSFWQNYRAPLLWAAVLFVQSSIPDWDPPVRLTRWDDKWAHVLLYLPLGFLLLGALARARAGRSRATLLLLTFILGTLYGISDEMHQHFVPGRHMDWRDAVADSLGVMAGGWLHLKLSSGLISGGAGHSGKPWQRVLRKLIFPEPLLSGEESRPVK
- a CDS encoding TrkH family potassium uptake protein, translating into MNSSPSVWQREFLRLSQQLPSEWLLRWRSWQRRLGPARILVASFAGLILVGAFLLTLPAASTGESPGFVDALFTATSATCVTGLTVVDTGTTFSRFGQIVILVLIQLGGLGLMTFSTLLLYLLGGGRLSLSSRDLLQETFSQGPVQNLKALLKTIFLATFTIELVGAMLLTLRFMRDLPSSTAVYHGIFHAISAFCNAGFALYSDNLEKYRGDLLVNVTITSLIIIGGLGFVVIFEINRRLRNDSRTPSLHVRLVLRTTAWLIACGAAAILLLEMNNTMAGLPWETRLLTSYFQSVTARTAGFNTLNIGSLSDATLFILIILMFIGASPGSCGGGIKTTTAAVLLALIRSRFGNEENVHLLYRRIPNDVLARAISVVFFASVLIALFTFLLLLSETGGMGHQQTRGLFLELFFETTSAFGTVGLSTGITPKLTPFGRILIIMVMFIGRLGPLTVALAVGPQAKTRFTYARENVLVG
- a CDS encoding sigma-70 family RNA polymerase sigma factor; its protein translation is MATKKSDAPLIARALAGDQKAYAELMARHRGPLYNLLHNMVHNREEAEDLLQEAFMKAFAALHTFNREFAFSTWLYKIAINTTIDHLRKKKLQTYSLDKPIQSSEGELKREYADVHAITDNELLSTEKSSLIAQAIAELPPRYREAIILRHTEEKSYEEIAQITGVPLGTVKARIFRAREMLKHKLKGKLLV
- a CDS encoding TrkA family potassium uptake protein — translated: MRSFAVIGLSSFGYHLCKHLADLGAPVLAIDVDEEKIEDIKPFVQKAVVADAKDKEVLRSLGLEDFDVVVVTVGEPIEASILITLYLRELGVKEIIAKVITEDHAKILDKLGASSVVFPERDMAKRLAYTLRRSILLDYVSLGEGYGIVEMGAPSEWLGKPLAALDVRRRYNVQIIVIKDVLSDKVIIIPGGDHVIKDSDVLVMVGREEDLEKVEKL